From the genome of Hymenobacter cellulosilyticus, one region includes:
- a CDS encoding LIC11966 family surface protein, with amino-acid sequence MRISTLLLAGAFLTGISTTTVRAQAYTDPGAYNNAIVAEQLIMQKKCLRYISKSAHSENERKIEARRQDVVAQNKLSLAKISHMPGFQGNTEFRDRAKAALQQTLNVYSIDYQKVNTLAASRTKSLDAMQRYFDALEAAENKLEVAGDSVQAAQQRFATRFKMTMSEDRETRKMNDVIRQVSEVNSYQHKVFLAYFRLERANAKLTDGLNAQDAKAFEAARQQMEVETEKALAELDAVPAFRGKDTQYRDAARDYAKFYIIWTGNQFKKMTELLEQKDRLTKTDADAFNGYITAFNKQNHKLVEAYNNAGNTFQAAYIPVFND; translated from the coding sequence ATGCGCATTTCTACCTTGTTGCTGGCCGGAGCTTTTCTAACCGGCATTTCTACTACGACCGTCCGGGCCCAGGCCTACACCGACCCGGGCGCTTATAACAACGCCATTGTGGCCGAGCAGCTGATTATGCAGAAAAAATGTCTGCGCTACATCAGCAAATCGGCCCACAGCGAGAATGAGCGCAAAATCGAGGCCCGCCGCCAGGACGTGGTAGCCCAGAACAAGCTCTCGTTGGCCAAAATATCCCATATGCCCGGCTTTCAGGGCAACACCGAGTTTCGGGACCGGGCCAAGGCAGCCCTGCAGCAGACGCTCAACGTGTACTCCATTGACTACCAGAAGGTGAACACCCTGGCCGCCAGCCGCACCAAGAGTCTGGACGCCATGCAGCGCTATTTCGACGCCCTGGAAGCGGCCGAAAACAAGCTAGAAGTCGCCGGCGACAGTGTGCAGGCCGCCCAGCAGCGCTTTGCCACCCGCTTCAAGATGACCATGAGCGAAGACCGGGAAACGCGCAAGATGAACGACGTGATTCGGCAGGTGTCGGAAGTGAACAGCTACCAGCACAAGGTTTTTCTGGCGTATTTCCGCCTTGAGCGGGCCAACGCCAAGCTCACCGACGGCCTCAATGCCCAGGACGCCAAGGCTTTTGAGGCGGCCCGGCAGCAGATGGAAGTGGAAACCGAAAAAGCGCTGGCCGAGCTGGATGCCGTGCCCGCCTTCCGCGGCAAAGACACCCAGTACCGCGACGCGGCCCGGGACTACGCCAAGTTCTACATCATCTGGACCGGCAACCAGTTCAAGAAGATGACTGAGCTGCTCGAGCAGAAGGACCGCCTGACCAAAACCGACGCCGACGCCTTCAATGGCTACATCACCGCCTTCAACAAGCAGAATCACAAGCTGGTAGAGGCCTATAACAACGCGGGCAACACCTTCCAGGCTGCCTATATTCCGGTATTCAACGACTAG
- a CDS encoding DUF4369 domain-containing protein, which produces MKSLLLVTTVLGMANACSKSTTPTTGAGGAGYQINGQLTNAPAGTKVYLAELGETQFVSRDTASVDEQGRFTLKGSVPEAGSTR; this is translated from the coding sequence ATGAAAAGCTTACTTCTGGTAACTACCGTGCTGGGCATGGCCAACGCCTGCAGCAAATCGACGACGCCCACCACGGGCGCAGGCGGCGCCGGCTACCAGATCAACGGGCAGCTGACCAATGCCCCGGCCGGCACCAAGGTGTATTTGGCCGAGCTAGGCGAGACCCAGTTTGTGTCGCGCGACACGGCTTCGGTAGATGAGCAGGGGCGCTTTACGCTCAAGGGCTCGGTGCCGGAAGCGGGCTCTACCAGGTGA
- a CDS encoding acyl-CoA thioesterase — protein sequence MRKQKPVKESFVIMTELVLPNDTNTLHNLMGGRMMHLMDIAAAISAQKHSNRIVVTASVDNVSFRDSIALGNVVTLQAQVTRSFNSSMEVHIDVWAEDIPSGTKMKTNEAFFTFVAVDQSGRPIDVPEAVAETEEEVRLYDGALRRRQLRLVLGGRMKPQEASELKALFDMD from the coding sequence ATGCGCAAACAAAAGCCCGTTAAAGAATCCTTCGTGATTATGACCGAGCTGGTACTGCCCAACGATACCAACACGCTCCACAACCTGATGGGAGGCCGCATGATGCACCTGATGGACATTGCCGCGGCCATTTCGGCGCAGAAGCACTCCAACCGCATCGTTGTGACGGCCTCGGTCGACAATGTATCCTTCCGCGACAGTATTGCGCTGGGCAATGTGGTAACGCTGCAGGCCCAGGTAACCCGGTCGTTCAACTCTTCTATGGAAGTGCATATCGATGTGTGGGCCGAGGACATTCCCAGCGGCACGAAGATGAAAACCAACGAGGCCTTCTTCACCTTCGTAGCCGTCGACCAGTCGGGCCGCCCGATTGACGTGCCCGAGGCCGTGGCCGAAACGGAGGAGGAAGTTCGCCTCTACGATGGGGCCCTGCGCCGCCGACAGCTGCGCCTTGTGCTGGGCGGCCGGATGAAGCCTCAGGAAGCCAGCGAGTTGAAGGCCCTGTTTGACATGGACTAG
- a CDS encoding riboflavin synthase → MFTGIVETLGTITDVKTEGSNRHFTVAAPFAHELQIDQSVAHDGVCLTVVAVDAVAGTHVVTAIDETLQKTNLGSWAPGRQVNLERCLSANGRFDGHIVQGHVDLTATCESVTDQNGSWLYRFRHEPGPSRVTVEKGSICINGTSLTCFDSTDDSFAVAIIPYTYEHTTFRHLRPGDLVNLEFDIVGKYVAKLLGK, encoded by the coding sequence ATGTTCACTGGAATTGTAGAAACACTCGGCACGATTACCGACGTGAAAACCGAGGGCTCAAACCGGCACTTTACTGTGGCTGCACCCTTTGCTCACGAGTTGCAGATTGACCAGAGCGTGGCCCACGACGGCGTGTGCCTGACGGTGGTGGCCGTAGACGCCGTCGCCGGCACCCACGTGGTAACGGCCATCGACGAAACTCTGCAGAAAACCAACCTGGGCAGTTGGGCCCCAGGCCGGCAGGTGAACCTGGAACGCTGCCTCTCGGCCAACGGCCGCTTCGACGGCCACATCGTGCAGGGCCACGTGGATCTGACGGCTACTTGTGAGAGTGTAACCGACCAGAATGGCTCCTGGCTGTACCGCTTCCGCCACGAGCCCGGCCCGAGCCGCGTGACGGTGGAAAAAGGCTCCATCTGCATCAACGGCACCAGCCTGACCTGCTTCGACTCGACCGACGACAGTTTCGCCGTGGCCATCATTCCCTACACCTACGAGCACACCACCTTCCGGCACCTGCGCCCCGGCGACCTGGTGAACCTGGAGTTCGACATCGTGGGCAAGTACGTGGCCAAGCTGCTGGGTAAGTAG
- a CDS encoding flavodoxin family protein: MSLSNRQFLFLPGSTRRQGNSEQLARLAADHLPTGAEQRWLNLLDYPLPDFVDRRHGDSYPPPEGNAQVLLEATLQATDLVLAMPLYWYTMPVPTKQYLDYWSAWMRVPDLDFRARMAGKTFWAIVVSSGERAEAQPLADTLRLSANYMHMSWGGLLFGNGSRPGDILLDSKALMEAQTFFTANGPTAH, translated from the coding sequence ATGAGTCTTTCTAACCGCCAATTCCTGTTTCTGCCCGGCAGCACCCGCCGGCAGGGCAACAGTGAGCAACTAGCCCGCCTGGCCGCCGACCACCTGCCCACCGGTGCCGAGCAGCGCTGGCTGAATCTGCTCGATTATCCTCTCCCCGACTTTGTGGACCGCCGTCACGGCGATTCCTACCCTCCTCCGGAGGGCAATGCCCAAGTGCTGCTGGAAGCCACCCTGCAAGCTACCGACCTGGTGCTGGCGATGCCGCTGTACTGGTATACGATGCCCGTGCCCACCAAGCAGTACCTCGACTACTGGAGCGCCTGGATGCGGGTGCCGGACCTGGATTTCCGGGCCCGAATGGCTGGCAAAACCTTCTGGGCCATTGTTGTCAGCAGCGGAGAGCGGGCCGAAGCCCAACCACTGGCCGACACGCTCCGCCTCAGCGCCAACTACATGCACATGAGCTGGGGCGGCCTGCTGTTCGGCAACGGCTCCCGCCCCGGGGACATTCTGCTGGACAGCAAGGCCCTGATGGAAGCGCAAACGTTCTTCACCGCCAACGGCCCAACTGCCCACTAG
- a CDS encoding phosphodiester glycosidase family protein, with translation MGLIAALVGCHSAPSKEGRFVSYQVDLRRQTLRLYWRDDAGQPLRSLQRLADWLRGRKQNLVFGMNAGMYKAGNVPLGLFIQDARVITPLDTTAGSGNFYLLPNGVFYITATNKAVVCPTAAFRYSEAIAYATQSGPMLVVEGRIHPAFKPGSPNLNIRNGVGVLPDGRVLFAMSRQPISLYDFAEYFRQQGCRNALYLDGLVSRTYAPKEQWVQTDGDFGVMIGVSEPL, from the coding sequence TTGGGGCTGATAGCCGCATTGGTGGGCTGCCATAGTGCCCCCAGCAAAGAAGGTCGGTTTGTAAGCTACCAGGTTGACCTGCGCCGGCAAACCCTGCGCCTGTACTGGAGAGATGACGCCGGCCAGCCCTTGCGCAGTCTGCAGCGGCTGGCCGACTGGCTACGAGGCCGGAAGCAGAACCTGGTATTTGGCATGAATGCGGGTATGTATAAGGCCGGCAACGTGCCCTTGGGCCTCTTTATCCAGGATGCCCGGGTTATTACGCCCCTGGATACCACCGCCGGTAGCGGTAATTTTTATCTGTTGCCCAACGGCGTGTTTTACATTACGGCAACAAATAAGGCCGTAGTGTGCCCAACGGCCGCCTTCCGGTATTCCGAAGCCATTGCCTACGCCACGCAGTCGGGCCCAATGCTGGTAGTGGAGGGCCGCATTCACCCCGCCTTCAAGCCCGGCTCCCCAAACTTGAATATCCGCAATGGCGTGGGCGTGCTGCCGGATGGGCGGGTCCTTTTTGCCATGTCGCGGCAGCCCATCAGTCTCTACGATTTTGCCGAGTACTTCCGGCAGCAGGGCTGCCGCAACGCGCTTTACCTCGACGGCCTGGTATCCCGCACTTATGCGCCAAAAGAGCAGTGGGTGCAAACCGATGGTGACTTTGGGGTGATGATTGGCGTGAGTGAGCCTTTGTAG
- a CDS encoding protein-L-isoaspartate(D-aspartate) O-methyltransferase: MHADTYRHRGLRRTLVEELRRKGIRDERVLTALAAVPRHLFFEQAFQQHAYQDKAFPIGQGQTISQPYTVAYQTELLRLQPTDRVLEIGTGSGYQCAVLLQLTPRVYSIEYNAVLFESTRRRLGAFGLPAHLFCGDGSVGLPEHAPFDKILVTAGSPTIPRTLLRQLRVGGALVIPVGDENSQRMMRVVRESAEEFVREEFEEFRFVPLLGQAGWQK; this comes from the coding sequence ATGCACGCTGACACCTACCGCCACCGAGGCCTGCGCCGTACCCTGGTTGAAGAACTGCGCCGCAAGGGAATTCGGGACGAGCGGGTACTGACGGCCCTGGCCGCGGTGCCGCGCCACTTGTTTTTCGAGCAAGCCTTTCAGCAGCACGCCTACCAGGACAAGGCCTTTCCAATCGGCCAGGGCCAGACCATTTCGCAACCCTATACGGTAGCTTACCAAACCGAGCTGCTCCGCCTGCAGCCCACCGACCGGGTGCTGGAAATCGGGACGGGCTCGGGCTACCAGTGTGCGGTACTGCTGCAGCTTACGCCCCGCGTGTATAGCATCGAATACAACGCGGTGCTGTTTGAAAGCACCCGCCGCCGCCTGGGCGCCTTTGGGCTGCCGGCTCACCTGTTCTGCGGCGACGGCTCGGTGGGTTTGCCCGAGCACGCGCCCTTCGACAAGATTTTGGTAACGGCCGGCTCGCCGACGATTCCGCGCACGCTGCTGCGCCAGCTGCGGGTGGGCGGCGCGCTGGTAATTCCGGTGGGCGACGAAAACTCCCAGCGCATGATGCGGGTGGTACGCGAAAGCGCGGAGGAGTTTGTGCGCGAGGAATTCGAGGAGTTTCGCTTTGTGCCCCTGCTGGGCCAAGCCGGCTGGCAGAAGTAG
- a CDS encoding energy transducer TonB, translating to MPVSLRLFLLFLLLAGSAGAQTLGTITMVYYDSQNRKLTSPAGASWAVETTFLDSVRAVERVYFAPKKVREQASFSNIRLRQRDGETVVYYDDGRVKRRTQYSAGKLPEESFEYYPSGRLKRHTQFADGKYILRNCFNAAGQAIHCDTLARQTICPPAVESPAQSTYVHFPPKALKLGIEGVVKVEFLVNRFGDITNSRVIESPSPELNGEALAAIRRLKKWHISYVDCEPVEVLYVYPITFQIR from the coding sequence ATGCCTGTTTCGCTACGACTATTCCTGCTCTTCTTGCTGCTGGCAGGGTCGGCGGGGGCGCAAACGCTGGGGACTATAACTATGGTGTACTACGACAGTCAGAACCGGAAGCTAACTTCGCCTGCCGGAGCGTCCTGGGCTGTGGAAACTACGTTTCTGGACAGCGTGCGGGCCGTGGAACGGGTGTATTTTGCCCCGAAAAAGGTGCGGGAGCAGGCTTCCTTTTCCAATATCCGGCTCCGGCAGCGCGATGGGGAAACGGTGGTGTATTACGACGATGGCAGGGTCAAGCGGCGCACACAGTACTCGGCCGGCAAGCTGCCGGAGGAAAGCTTTGAATACTACCCTAGCGGCCGGTTGAAGCGGCATACGCAGTTTGCCGACGGCAAGTACATTCTCCGGAACTGCTTCAACGCGGCGGGCCAGGCCATACACTGCGACACGTTGGCCCGGCAAACGATTTGTCCGCCGGCGGTGGAGTCGCCTGCCCAAAGTACCTATGTTCATTTCCCGCCGAAAGCCCTTAAACTAGGCATTGAAGGGGTAGTCAAGGTCGAGTTCCTGGTGAATCGTTTCGGGGACATCACCAACAGCCGGGTTATCGAGTCGCCTTCCCCGGAATTGAATGGCGAAGCCCTGGCCGCTATCCGCCGCCTGAAAAAATGGCATATTAGCTACGTCGACTGCGAGCCAGTGGAGGTGCTTTATGTTTACCCTATCACTTTTCAGATCAGGTAA
- a CDS encoding sugar transferase: protein MTRTFQKLKLIAADFLAALLAWMCFFLLRKYLLSEINAGYRFTGGELFTLTGSALMIAAFWTVLYTLIGEYRDIFRKSRLSEIIRLGRISVLGALVIFFALLLDDQGVSSYRLYYKTITAYFLLHFFITAILRTWAITSVQHLVREGVISFNTLLVGSNVLARETYHELARTGKHLGLKLVGFAPVGDTVDPGLAAELPARGSYTRLPALIRALKIEQIIIAIEPSEHRMIQEILSLLEGTPARVSILPDLYQMLLGSVKVNHLFGTPLIEIKHDLLPPWQEFTKRGLDIVGSALFMLLAWPVYAFTAVMVRLSSPGPIFYAQERIGINAQPFRIYKFRSMYVDAEKMGPALSSDRDPRITPWGRFMRKVRLDELPQFWNVLKGDMSLVGPRPERRFYIDQIVKVAPHYRHLHRVRPGITSLGQVKYGYAETVDQMVERLKFDILYIENMSLAMDFRVMLYTLKIIVEGRGK from the coding sequence TTGACTCGCACCTTTCAAAAGCTGAAGCTTATTGCTGCCGACTTCCTGGCGGCCCTGCTGGCGTGGATGTGTTTTTTCCTGCTGCGCAAGTACCTGCTCAGTGAAATCAATGCTGGCTACCGCTTCACCGGCGGGGAGTTGTTTACCCTGACGGGCTCGGCCCTGATGATTGCCGCCTTCTGGACGGTGCTCTACACGCTTATCGGCGAGTACCGCGACATCTTCCGCAAGTCGCGGCTGTCGGAGATTATCCGCCTGGGCCGCATTTCGGTGCTGGGGGCCCTGGTTATCTTCTTTGCCCTGCTGCTCGACGACCAGGGCGTGAGTTCTTATCGGCTTTACTACAAGACGATTACAGCCTACTTCCTGCTGCACTTCTTTATTACAGCCATTTTGCGCACCTGGGCCATTACCAGCGTGCAGCACCTGGTGCGGGAAGGCGTCATCTCCTTTAATACCCTGCTGGTGGGCTCCAACGTGCTGGCCCGCGAAACCTACCACGAGCTGGCCCGCACCGGCAAGCACCTGGGCCTAAAGCTGGTGGGTTTTGCCCCCGTGGGCGACACCGTGGACCCCGGCCTGGCCGCCGAGCTGCCCGCCCGCGGCTCCTACACCCGCCTGCCCGCCCTGATTCGGGCCCTCAAGATCGAGCAGATCATCATTGCCATCGAGCCCAGTGAGCACCGCATGATTCAGGAGATTTTGTCCTTGCTGGAAGGCACGCCGGCCCGGGTCAGCATCCTGCCCGACTTGTACCAGATGCTGCTGGGCTCGGTGAAGGTAAACCACCTGTTTGGCACCCCGCTCATCGAAATCAAGCACGACCTGCTGCCGCCCTGGCAGGAGTTTACTAAGCGCGGCCTCGATATTGTGGGCTCAGCGCTGTTTATGCTGCTAGCCTGGCCGGTGTACGCCTTCACGGCCGTAATGGTGCGCCTCTCGTCGCCGGGGCCGATTTTCTACGCCCAGGAGCGAATCGGTATCAACGCCCAGCCCTTCCGCATCTACAAGTTTCGCTCGATGTACGTGGATGCCGAGAAGATGGGCCCGGCCTTGTCGTCGGACCGCGACCCGCGCATCACGCCCTGGGGCCGGTTTATGCGCAAGGTGCGCCTGGATGAACTGCCCCAGTTCTGGAACGTGCTCAAGGGCGACATGAGCCTGGTGGGCCCGCGCCCCGAGCGCCGCTTCTACATCGACCAGATCGTGAAAGTAGCGCCCCACTACCGCCATCTGCACCGCGTGCGGCCGGGCATTACCAGCCTGGGCCAGGTGAAGTACGGCTACGCCGAAACGGTAGACCAGATGGTGGAGCGTCTTAAGTTCGACATTCTCTACATCGAGAACATGAGCCTGGCCATGGACTTTCGCGTGATGCTCTATACCCTGAAAATCATTGTGGAGGGCCGAGGTAAATAA
- a CDS encoding TlpA family protein disulfide reductase, translating to MNDANQVLLALDNQSNIQLSGDAKKLTEGYVVKGSKDSESLQQLGRAMIRSKHDMAMLEMRYNNSAQAGQSDSMKLIEAKFYAAQAQNTGVLKQLIRQNPNSVVSAFAVGNLLNPEEQFAFIDSIATQLKKTLPDSRYTKALAVKLDPLRATAVGSAAPEISLPSPDGKPVALSSLRGKYVLIDFWASWCGPCRKENPNVVRAYNKFKGKGFEIYSVSFDQDREKWLKAIQTDGLVWTHVSDLRGWESAAGQTYGVKAIPQSVLLDPQGRIVAKNLRGDALEAKLASVLK from the coding sequence GTGAATGACGCCAACCAGGTGCTGCTGGCCCTCGACAACCAAAGCAACATCCAGCTTTCGGGCGACGCCAAGAAGCTCACCGAAGGCTACGTGGTGAAGGGCTCCAAAGACTCGGAAAGCCTGCAGCAGCTGGGCCGCGCCATGATACGGTCGAAGCACGATATGGCCATGCTGGAAATGCGCTACAACAACAGCGCCCAGGCTGGTCAGTCGGATTCGATGAAGCTGATTGAGGCCAAGTTCTACGCCGCCCAGGCCCAGAACACGGGCGTACTCAAGCAGCTGATTCGCCAAAACCCGAACTCGGTGGTGTCGGCCTTTGCCGTGGGCAACCTGCTGAACCCCGAGGAGCAGTTCGCCTTCATCGACTCCATTGCCACCCAGCTGAAGAAGACGCTGCCCGACTCGCGCTACACCAAGGCCCTGGCCGTCAAGCTCGACCCGCTGCGGGCTACGGCCGTAGGCTCGGCGGCTCCGGAAATCAGCCTGCCCTCGCCGGATGGCAAACCGGTGGCCTTGTCCTCGTTGCGCGGCAAGTATGTGCTCATCGACTTCTGGGCTTCCTGGTGCGGCCCCTGCCGCAAGGAAAACCCTAACGTGGTGCGGGCTTACAACAAGTTCAAAGGCAAGGGCTTCGAGATTTACAGCGTATCGTTTGACCAGGACCGGGAAAAGTGGCTTAAAGCCATTCAAACCGATGGCCTGGTGTGGACTCACGTGTCGGATCTGCGGGGCTGGGAAAGCGCCGCCGGGCAAACCTACGGCGTGAAAGCCATTCCCCAGTCGGTGCTGCTAGACCCCCAGGGCCGGATTGTCGCCAAAAACCTGCGCGGTGATGCCTTGGAAGCCAAGCTGGCCTCCGTGCTGAAATAG
- a CDS encoding phosphatase PAP2 family protein gives MIDQLQALDRWLLLAANNHHSNALDAWMIFFSERFVWFPAYLVILLVLAYMFRQRATLLLPMLGLSVALADGISSRFFKPYFARLRPCHDPQLSATLNLASGCGGQFGFMSSHAANAFALVVFLFLALPRRYWLAKVLILIWAVLVSYSRMYLGAHYPSDVLAGAALGSLAAWASFRLYELGAARWWPAAHLSSRL, from the coding sequence TTGATTGACCAACTGCAAGCCCTGGACCGCTGGCTGTTGCTGGCGGCCAACAACCATCATTCCAACGCCCTGGATGCGTGGATGATTTTCTTCTCGGAGCGTTTCGTGTGGTTTCCAGCGTATCTGGTGATTCTGCTCGTGCTGGCGTATATGTTCCGGCAGCGTGCCACCTTGCTGCTGCCCATGCTGGGCCTGAGCGTAGCTCTGGCCGACGGCATTTCCAGCCGGTTTTTTAAGCCCTACTTTGCCCGCCTGCGCCCCTGCCACGACCCGCAGCTGTCGGCCACGCTCAACCTGGCCAGCGGCTGCGGCGGGCAGTTCGGCTTTATGTCGTCGCACGCGGCCAATGCTTTTGCCCTGGTGGTATTTCTGTTTCTGGCCCTGCCCCGCCGCTACTGGCTGGCCAAAGTCCTGATTCTAATCTGGGCCGTCCTTGTGTCGTACAGCCGCATGTACCTGGGCGCCCACTACCCTTCCGATGTGCTGGCCGGCGCCGCCCTGGGCAGCCTTGCGGCCTGGGCCAGCTTCCGCCTTTATGAGCTGGGCGCGGCCCGCTGGTGGCCAGCAGCCCACCTGTCTTCCCGCCTATGA
- a CDS encoding TonB family protein: MRFWLAGLLLSALPLAVHAQRKNTPSDTIFYDATAERLPSRAGAVRFIITSAQPTGGGVVQKIYAANGTLLEQIPYVDAQAKKREGVALKVFSSGAIRSRRTYRNGQLDGQLQLFYLNGNLQELSIYQQGQEKSKQCFDLDGQPMTCPVDKGVVPQGTVYAAYKAGRPALTAEISRKTRYPSLPNGAVPQRGQVVVACMIGVDGQLRESRIYKSVGPEYDREALRVVNELHGTFSPQLLNGEPTESFFTLEVNFLPPVQPKL; encoded by the coding sequence ATGCGCTTCTGGCTTGCCGGCCTTTTACTTTCTGCGCTGCCTTTGGCGGTCCACGCCCAGCGAAAGAACACTCCCTCCGACACGATTTTCTACGATGCCACGGCTGAGCGGCTGCCTTCCCGGGCCGGGGCGGTTCGCTTTATCATCACCTCTGCCCAGCCCACGGGCGGCGGGGTAGTCCAGAAAATCTATGCTGCCAACGGCACGCTGCTGGAGCAGATTCCCTACGTCGATGCCCAGGCCAAAAAGCGCGAAGGGGTGGCCCTGAAAGTGTTCAGCTCCGGAGCCATCCGCAGCCGCCGCACCTACCGCAACGGGCAGCTCGACGGCCAGCTGCAGCTGTTTTACCTCAACGGCAACCTCCAGGAGCTGAGCATCTACCAGCAGGGGCAGGAAAAAAGTAAGCAGTGCTTCGACCTCGATGGCCAGCCTATGACTTGCCCCGTCGACAAGGGCGTGGTGCCCCAGGGTACTGTATACGCCGCCTACAAGGCCGGCCGTCCGGCCCTGACGGCCGAAATCAGCCGCAAAACCCGCTACCCATCCTTGCCCAACGGGGCCGTGCCCCAGCGCGGGCAGGTGGTGGTGGCCTGCATGATCGGCGTGGACGGGCAGCTGCGGGAAAGTCGCATCTACAAGAGCGTGGGCCCGGAATACGACCGGGAAGCCTTGCGAGTCGTCAATGAGCTGCACGGCACCTTTTCGCCCCAGCTGCTGAACGGGGAGCCCACCGAGTCCTTCTTTACCCTGGAAGTCAACTTCCTTCCGCCCGTGCAGCCCAAGCTGTAG
- the hemF gene encoding oxygen-dependent coproporphyrinogen oxidase, with protein sequence MLTTASSLAPVASTFRDSVATWLRDFQLRLCQQLEEADGGATFLSDTWQHGSGGGGLSRVIQGGKVLEKGGVNFSAVWGEMSEQAARVLLMPNPNYFATGVSVVQHPRSPMVPIAHMNVRYFEAGNGEAWFGGGIDLTPIYVDEAQARWFHEQLRAVCDAHNPAYYARFKQWADDYFFLPHRQETRGVGGIFFDRLTVGKDGTREELFAFIQAVGNVFGPTYTELMRQNRDLPFGERQVQWHMLRRARYAEFNLAFDRGTRFGLETGGRTESILMSLPPRCEWHYDQRPEPGSPEAATQAWLRKDVQWLAENPTAL encoded by the coding sequence ATGTTGACTACCGCTTCTTCCCTTGCGCCGGTTGCTTCCACCTTCCGCGACTCCGTGGCTACCTGGCTGCGCGACTTTCAGCTCCGCCTTTGCCAACAGCTGGAGGAAGCCGACGGCGGCGCCACGTTTCTTTCCGATACCTGGCAGCACGGCAGCGGCGGCGGCGGCTTGTCGCGCGTGATTCAGGGTGGAAAAGTACTGGAGAAAGGCGGCGTAAATTTCTCGGCCGTGTGGGGCGAAATGAGTGAGCAGGCCGCCCGGGTGCTGCTCATGCCCAACCCCAACTACTTTGCCACCGGCGTTTCGGTCGTGCAGCACCCGCGCAGCCCCATGGTGCCCATTGCCCACATGAACGTGCGCTACTTCGAGGCCGGCAACGGGGAGGCCTGGTTTGGCGGCGGCATCGATTTGACGCCCATCTATGTGGACGAAGCCCAGGCCCGCTGGTTTCACGAGCAGCTCCGGGCCGTCTGCGACGCCCACAACCCCGCCTACTACGCCCGCTTTAAGCAGTGGGCCGACGATTACTTTTTCCTGCCCCACCGCCAGGAAACCCGGGGCGTGGGCGGCATTTTCTTTGACCGCCTAACCGTGGGCAAGGACGGCACGCGCGAGGAGCTCTTTGCCTTCATCCAGGCCGTAGGCAACGTGTTTGGCCCCACCTACACCGAGCTCATGCGCCAGAACCGCGACCTGCCCTTCGGCGAGCGGCAGGTGCAGTGGCACATGCTGCGCCGGGCCCGCTACGCCGAGTTCAACCTGGCTTTCGACCGGGGTACCCGCTTTGGCCTCGAAACCGGTGGCCGCACCGAAAGTATTCTGATGAGCCTACCCCCGCGCTGCGAGTGGCACTACGACCAGCGCCCCGAGCCCGGCTCCCCCGAAGCGGCTACCCAGGCCTGGCTGCGCAAAGACGTTCAGTGGCTGGCCGAAAATCCCACTGCGCTTTGA
- a CDS encoding energy transducer TonB encodes MKHTFLVVGALGAALTTQAQQAPTTTTLFHNYWSEVVPEEQAAYRVRRTETPGISRLDSVYRLVSPNLWTVYRTVWQPNGDTLTTTTRWRGNGKLFYVSNELGTKRHGEQLSYDAEGLPRGRSHYERGQVLSAESLTKAGTARACDEAEYTEQMPEYPGGMEAMLRYLGQSIRYPAAALKKRRQGRVFLEFVVNEVGEMRDIRVQKGVSAELDAEALRVVRAMPRWKPGLQNGEPVPVRYTVPITFAIR; translated from the coding sequence GTGAAGCATACTTTTCTGGTCGTGGGCGCTCTTGGTGCCGCCCTTACCACGCAGGCCCAGCAGGCTCCCACCACAACCACTCTTTTTCATAACTACTGGTCGGAGGTAGTGCCCGAGGAGCAGGCCGCCTACCGGGTGCGTCGCACCGAAACGCCCGGTATCAGTCGCCTCGACAGCGTGTACCGGCTGGTTTCCCCGAATCTGTGGACCGTATACCGCACGGTGTGGCAGCCCAACGGTGATACGCTCACGACCACGACTCGCTGGCGGGGCAATGGAAAGCTGTTTTACGTCAGCAACGAGCTAGGCACCAAACGGCACGGCGAGCAGCTGAGCTACGATGCTGAAGGCCTGCCGCGGGGCCGCAGCCACTACGAGCGCGGCCAGGTACTAAGCGCCGAGTCCCTGACCAAGGCCGGCACCGCGCGCGCCTGCGACGAGGCCGAGTATACCGAGCAGATGCCCGAATACCCGGGCGGGATGGAGGCCATGCTGCGCTACCTGGGGCAGTCTATTCGCTACCCGGCCGCCGCCCTGAAAAAACGCCGGCAGGGCAGAGTATTCCTGGAATTCGTCGTGAATGAGGTCGGGGAAATGCGGGACATCCGGGTGCAGAAGGGCGTGTCGGCCGAGCTGGACGCCGAAGCTCTGCGCGTAGTCCGGGCAATGCCCCGTTGGAAGCCGGGCCTGCAGAACGGTGAGCCCGTACCCGTGCGCTACACCGTGCCCATCACCTTTGCCATCCGCTAA